A window from Athalia rosae chromosome 5, iyAthRosa1.1, whole genome shotgun sequence encodes these proteins:
- the LOC105687280 gene encoding uncharacterized protein LOC105687280 isoform X1, with product MTSFHETQDFYKKMLELQERLRKSEDERMKLEERFNQLSQESKSRREACINNLRIRYIEFLEEQRIRDERNHQIIGALDKIDGSLARMTARTDRLGILRKQYEAYLLRLYSSRRSARVGGTGDSGLGSHNEESQKPSNILPQANVISVGNSEHRSPVPLQTHYPQLYVTPSNISQFDVPRYNLAPGNLPQINVVQPPYGRQDHLGIQEFHTSKNIQHPNIYDVGNPSGYLQNQNRSPRKDQSLIPSRIIPSGHREVLPENSNQLRNLRGIHSEFPSSDFNTETFGPNGHSTPLPGYLDYSSRYGRQATSANESEFLKNSPGFTTNDLDNVIIRNEQILPRDYLHNSESVGRALKTPNASRMKDDELEDYIKRIRSLHKENDQSCALDIEENTSGDLLNATLSEDGPEELPALNFDTKMTLKPPKKTLTDDIRAVLALADNFVAETAILEDEYLRNEEYLNDGKLPDNNNDGDRYENSTGMVNQCSNSDAKIPENSSISATQNDMLSGAANSSYLNNIRDHQSAVSEGENRPEINKQEITNPDTPPFNIEDVTKDAKNSRPASHSTGDEYRNIQSKNFGGLERNAADVGGTDKIIATPEVHEDIEGDKVTLVEGEQVIGVVRELQPQGLKHYEKNYVEICEQEPDGAGDKKRIDNGVSESRINDDERIEKKIMSQESAIDQAPKSGEVRNVDGQKGSGTLDGTEDERQIRDESKSNYKDQSNDEAEPPRTVGDIHDANSYSETLDRDTRRNDEFNRVQQQLEDYQSSGLEQTHETNDQDYHDGQQYQTLDTNQLHYSQDSDHQFLGEQSEVKDDNGGYTDYRNAEYTTDPNVDYSADPNEQYSTDPNEQYSADANADYETNPNAQYPIDPNGEYATDPNGEYATDPSGEYATDPNGEYAPDPSGEYATDARAQYPVDPNGDYPPDPNAQYANYPVDPNDQYGYYQDQQYEGDPNAGDYDQDVSGQQYDYGGGDGQGFPQDPNQESYGHDDPNLQGYNNEQQQQEYEGNEIYDDNQPGAVVASGETMDADADQQFQSELYQNDKPTELSSAAVISEERINQINPEVIPSENETDDEAKGKNSCDGTKKNKDVIRALLESDTDSTIERNPSNNTESDFDFN from the exons ATGACATCGTTTCACGAGACGCAggatttttacaaaaagatGCTCGAACTGCAAGAAAGATTGAGAAAAAG CGAAGATGAGAGAATGAAACTGGAAGAAAGATTCAACCAACTTTcacaggaatccaaatccag GCGAGAAGCTTGTATAAATAACTTAAGGATTCGTTACATAGAATTTCTCGAAGAACAACGAATTCGGGACGAAAGAAACCACCAGATTATCGGAGCTTTGGATAAGATTGACGGTAGTCTGGCACGCATGACGGCCAGGACCGATCGTCTTGGCATATTGCGA AAACAGTACGAGGCATACCTTCTTCGACTATATTCGAGCAGAAGATCGGCGAGGGTCGGCGGGACGGGCGACAGTGGATTGGGTAGCCACAACGAGGAGTCTCAAAAACCGAGCAATATTTTACCCCAGGCAAATGTGATTTCCGTGGGAAATTCAGAACATCGATCTCCGGTTCCCTTGCAAACGCATTATCCACAGTTGTACGTAACACCGTCGAATATATCGCAGTTTGATGTACCTCGATACAACTTGGCGCCGGGAAATTTACCGCAAATTAACGTCGTCCAACCACCTTATGGACGCCAGGATCATTTGGGTATTCAAGAATTTCATACctctaaaaatattcaacatcCAAACATTTATGACGTTGGTAATCCGTCAGGTTatcttcaaaatcaaaatcgttCGCCACGTAAAGATCAATCGCTGATTCCTTCTCGAATAATTCCCTCGGGACATCGGGAAGTTTTACCCGAAAATTCCAATCAGTTGCGAAATTTGAGGGGAATCCATTCGGAGTTCCCCTCGTCGGATTTCAATACTGAAACTTTTGGGCCTAACGGACACAGTACGCCACTTCCGGGGTACTTGGATTATTCGAGTAGATACGGCAGACAGGCAACTTCTGCTaatgaatcggaatttttgaaaaattcgccaGGATTTACTACGAATGatttggacaatgttataattagaAACGAGCAGATTTTGCCGAGAGATTATCTTCATAATTCTGAAAGTGTTGGACGCGCTTTGAAAACGCCCAACGCTAGTCGGATGAAAGATGACGAGCTTGAAGATTACATAAAAAGAATCCGAAGTCTTCACAAGGAAAATGATCAGAGTTGCGCACTTGATATCGAAGAAAACACCAGCGGTGACCTTCTAAACGCCACTTTGTCCGAAGATGGACCCGAAGAATTACCTGCCCTCAATTTTGACACTAAAATGACATTGAAACCaccgaaaaaaacattgaccGATGATATTAGGGCGGTGCTTGCGTTGGCTGATAATTTTGTCGCAGAGACTGCGATACTGGAAGACGAATATCTGCGGAATGAGGAGTATTTGAACGATGGCAAATTGCCcgacaataataacgacggtGACAGATATGAGAATTCAACCGGTATGGTAAACCAGTGTTCGAATTCCGATGCTAAGATACCAGAAAATTCATCTATTTCCGCCACACAAAATGACATGCTTTCGGGCGCAGCTAATTCATCCTATTTGAATAACATTCGAGATCATCAATCTGCTGTAAGTGAAGGCGAAAATAGGCCAGAAATTAACAAACAAGAAATTACGAATCCAGATACGCCGCCGTTTAATATCGAAGACGTTACGAAAGATGCGAAAAATAGCCGTCCCGCTTCGCATTCTACCGGCGATGAGTATCGGAATATTCAAAGCAAGAATTTTGGAGGCCTTGAACGAAACGCTGCAGATGTTGGAGGCACGGATAAAATCATCGCAACACCGGAAGTCCACGAGGACATCGAAGGAGACAAAGTGACCTTGGTAGAAGGAGAACAAGTAATCGGTGTCGTGAGGGAACTGCAACCGCAAGGTTTAAAACattatgagaaaaattatgttGAAATTTGCGAACAAGAACCTGATGGAGCGGGTGATAAAAAACGCATCGACAACGGCGTGTCGGAATCGCGAATAAATGATGATgagagaatcgaaaaaaagatcATGTCGCAAGAATCTGCGATTGACCAGGCTCCAAAAAGTGGAGAGGTTCGTAACGTGGACGGGCAAAAAGGTTCAGGCACTCTGGACGGTACAGAAGATGAGCGGCAGATTCGAGATGAGTCGAAAAGTAATTACAAAGATCAGTCGAACGACGAAGCTGAACCTCCAAGAACCGTGGGAGATATCCACGATGCAAATTCTTACAGTGAAACTTTGGACCGAGATACTAGACGAAATGATGAATTTAATCGCGTACAGCAGCAACTTGAAGATTATCAGAGCTCGGGATTGGAGCAAACGCATGAAACTAATGATCAGGATTATCACGATGGACAACAATATCAGACGTTGGACACGAATCAGTTACATTATTCGCAGGATTCTGATCACCAGTTTTTAGGAGAACAGTCAGAAGTGAAGGATGATAATGGAGGATATACGGATTATCGGAATGCAGAATATACAACTGATCCAAATGTGGATTATTCAGCTGATCCCAATGAACAATATTCAACTGATCCCAACGAACAATATTCAGCTGATGCGAATGCGGATTACGAAACTAATCCGAACGCACAATATCCAATTGATCCAAATGGGGAATATGCAACTGATCCAAATGGGGAATATGCGACCGATCCAAGTGGGGAATATGCAACTGATCCAAATGGAGAATATGCACCCGATCCAAGTGGGGAATATGCAACTGATGCGAGGGCGCAATATCCAGTTGATCCGAATGGCGATTACCCGCCAGATCCAAACGCACAATATGCAAATTATCCAGTGGATCCAAACGATCAATATGGTTATTATCAGGATCAGCAGTACGAGGGGGATCCCAATGCGGGGGATTATGATCAAGACGTGAGTGGTCAGCAGTACGATTATGGAGGCGGTGATGGTCAAGGTTTCCCACAGGATCCAAACCAAGAATCATACGGCCACGATGATCCGAATCTCCAGGGATATAACAACGAACAGCAGCAACAGGAATACGAAGGAAATGAGATTTATGACGATAATCAGCCTGGTGCTGTTGTTGCATCAGGAGAAACGATGGATGCTGATGCGGACCAACAGTTTCAAAGTGAATTATACCAAAACGACAAGCCAACAGAGTTGTCAAGTGCAGCTGTAATATCTGAAGAACGAATAAACCAAATAAACCCAGAAGTAATTCCTagtgaaaatgaaactgaCGATGaggcgaagggaaaaaattcttgCGACGGaacaaagaagaataaagacgTGATAAGGGCTTTATTAGAATCAGATACCGACAGCACGATAGAAAGAAATCCATCGAACAATACGGAAAGCGATttcgatttcaattaa
- the LOC105687280 gene encoding uncharacterized protein LOC105687280 isoform X2 — protein MTSFHETQDFYKKMLELQERLRKSEDERMKLEERFNQLSQESKSRREACINNLRIRYIEFLEEQRIRDERNHQIIGALDKIDGSLARMTARTDRLGILRKQYEAYLLRLYSSRRSARVGGTGDSGLGSHNEESQKPSNILPQANVISVGNSEHRSPVPLQTHYPQLYVTPSNISQFDVPRYNLAPGNLPQINVVQPPYGRQDHLGYLQNQNRSPRKDQSLIPSRIIPSGHREVLPENSNQLRNLRGIHSEFPSSDFNTETFGPNGHSTPLPGYLDYSSRYGRQATSANESEFLKNSPGFTTNDLDNVIIRNEQILPRDYLHNSESVGRALKTPNASRMKDDELEDYIKRIRSLHKENDQSCALDIEENTSGDLLNATLSEDGPEELPALNFDTKMTLKPPKKTLTDDIRAVLALADNFVAETAILEDEYLRNEEYLNDGKLPDNNNDGDRYENSTGMVNQCSNSDAKIPENSSISATQNDMLSGAANSSYLNNIRDHQSAVSEGENRPEINKQEITNPDTPPFNIEDVTKDAKNSRPASHSTGDEYRNIQSKNFGGLERNAADVGGTDKIIATPEVHEDIEGDKVTLVEGEQVIGVVRELQPQGLKHYEKNYVEICEQEPDGAGDKKRIDNGVSESRINDDERIEKKIMSQESAIDQAPKSGEVRNVDGQKGSGTLDGTEDERQIRDESKSNYKDQSNDEAEPPRTVGDIHDANSYSETLDRDTRRNDEFNRVQQQLEDYQSSGLEQTHETNDQDYHDGQQYQTLDTNQLHYSQDSDHQFLGEQSEVKDDNGGYTDYRNAEYTTDPNVDYSADPNEQYSTDPNEQYSADANADYETNPNAQYPIDPNGEYATDPNGEYATDPSGEYATDPNGEYAPDPSGEYATDARAQYPVDPNGDYPPDPNAQYANYPVDPNDQYGYYQDQQYEGDPNAGDYDQDVSGQQYDYGGGDGQGFPQDPNQESYGHDDPNLQGYNNEQQQQEYEGNEIYDDNQPGAVVASGETMDADADQQFQSELYQNDKPTELSSAAVISEERINQINPEVIPSENETDDEAKGKNSCDGTKKNKDVIRALLESDTDSTIERNPSNNTESDFDFN, from the exons ATGACATCGTTTCACGAGACGCAggatttttacaaaaagatGCTCGAACTGCAAGAAAGATTGAGAAAAAG CGAAGATGAGAGAATGAAACTGGAAGAAAGATTCAACCAACTTTcacaggaatccaaatccag GCGAGAAGCTTGTATAAATAACTTAAGGATTCGTTACATAGAATTTCTCGAAGAACAACGAATTCGGGACGAAAGAAACCACCAGATTATCGGAGCTTTGGATAAGATTGACGGTAGTCTGGCACGCATGACGGCCAGGACCGATCGTCTTGGCATATTGCGA AAACAGTACGAGGCATACCTTCTTCGACTATATTCGAGCAGAAGATCGGCGAGGGTCGGCGGGACGGGCGACAGTGGATTGGGTAGCCACAACGAGGAGTCTCAAAAACCGAGCAATATTTTACCCCAGGCAAATGTGATTTCCGTGGGAAATTCAGAACATCGATCTCCGGTTCCCTTGCAAACGCATTATCCACAGTTGTACGTAACACCGTCGAATATATCGCAGTTTGATGTACCTCGATACAACTTGGCGCCGGGAAATTTACCGCAAATTAACGTCGTCCAACCACCTTATGGACGCCAGGATCATTTGG GTTatcttcaaaatcaaaatcgttCGCCACGTAAAGATCAATCGCTGATTCCTTCTCGAATAATTCCCTCGGGACATCGGGAAGTTTTACCCGAAAATTCCAATCAGTTGCGAAATTTGAGGGGAATCCATTCGGAGTTCCCCTCGTCGGATTTCAATACTGAAACTTTTGGGCCTAACGGACACAGTACGCCACTTCCGGGGTACTTGGATTATTCGAGTAGATACGGCAGACAGGCAACTTCTGCTaatgaatcggaatttttgaaaaattcgccaGGATTTACTACGAATGatttggacaatgttataattagaAACGAGCAGATTTTGCCGAGAGATTATCTTCATAATTCTGAAAGTGTTGGACGCGCTTTGAAAACGCCCAACGCTAGTCGGATGAAAGATGACGAGCTTGAAGATTACATAAAAAGAATCCGAAGTCTTCACAAGGAAAATGATCAGAGTTGCGCACTTGATATCGAAGAAAACACCAGCGGTGACCTTCTAAACGCCACTTTGTCCGAAGATGGACCCGAAGAATTACCTGCCCTCAATTTTGACACTAAAATGACATTGAAACCaccgaaaaaaacattgaccGATGATATTAGGGCGGTGCTTGCGTTGGCTGATAATTTTGTCGCAGAGACTGCGATACTGGAAGACGAATATCTGCGGAATGAGGAGTATTTGAACGATGGCAAATTGCCcgacaataataacgacggtGACAGATATGAGAATTCAACCGGTATGGTAAACCAGTGTTCGAATTCCGATGCTAAGATACCAGAAAATTCATCTATTTCCGCCACACAAAATGACATGCTTTCGGGCGCAGCTAATTCATCCTATTTGAATAACATTCGAGATCATCAATCTGCTGTAAGTGAAGGCGAAAATAGGCCAGAAATTAACAAACAAGAAATTACGAATCCAGATACGCCGCCGTTTAATATCGAAGACGTTACGAAAGATGCGAAAAATAGCCGTCCCGCTTCGCATTCTACCGGCGATGAGTATCGGAATATTCAAAGCAAGAATTTTGGAGGCCTTGAACGAAACGCTGCAGATGTTGGAGGCACGGATAAAATCATCGCAACACCGGAAGTCCACGAGGACATCGAAGGAGACAAAGTGACCTTGGTAGAAGGAGAACAAGTAATCGGTGTCGTGAGGGAACTGCAACCGCAAGGTTTAAAACattatgagaaaaattatgttGAAATTTGCGAACAAGAACCTGATGGAGCGGGTGATAAAAAACGCATCGACAACGGCGTGTCGGAATCGCGAATAAATGATGATgagagaatcgaaaaaaagatcATGTCGCAAGAATCTGCGATTGACCAGGCTCCAAAAAGTGGAGAGGTTCGTAACGTGGACGGGCAAAAAGGTTCAGGCACTCTGGACGGTACAGAAGATGAGCGGCAGATTCGAGATGAGTCGAAAAGTAATTACAAAGATCAGTCGAACGACGAAGCTGAACCTCCAAGAACCGTGGGAGATATCCACGATGCAAATTCTTACAGTGAAACTTTGGACCGAGATACTAGACGAAATGATGAATTTAATCGCGTACAGCAGCAACTTGAAGATTATCAGAGCTCGGGATTGGAGCAAACGCATGAAACTAATGATCAGGATTATCACGATGGACAACAATATCAGACGTTGGACACGAATCAGTTACATTATTCGCAGGATTCTGATCACCAGTTTTTAGGAGAACAGTCAGAAGTGAAGGATGATAATGGAGGATATACGGATTATCGGAATGCAGAATATACAACTGATCCAAATGTGGATTATTCAGCTGATCCCAATGAACAATATTCAACTGATCCCAACGAACAATATTCAGCTGATGCGAATGCGGATTACGAAACTAATCCGAACGCACAATATCCAATTGATCCAAATGGGGAATATGCAACTGATCCAAATGGGGAATATGCGACCGATCCAAGTGGGGAATATGCAACTGATCCAAATGGAGAATATGCACCCGATCCAAGTGGGGAATATGCAACTGATGCGAGGGCGCAATATCCAGTTGATCCGAATGGCGATTACCCGCCAGATCCAAACGCACAATATGCAAATTATCCAGTGGATCCAAACGATCAATATGGTTATTATCAGGATCAGCAGTACGAGGGGGATCCCAATGCGGGGGATTATGATCAAGACGTGAGTGGTCAGCAGTACGATTATGGAGGCGGTGATGGTCAAGGTTTCCCACAGGATCCAAACCAAGAATCATACGGCCACGATGATCCGAATCTCCAGGGATATAACAACGAACAGCAGCAACAGGAATACGAAGGAAATGAGATTTATGACGATAATCAGCCTGGTGCTGTTGTTGCATCAGGAGAAACGATGGATGCTGATGCGGACCAACAGTTTCAAAGTGAATTATACCAAAACGACAAGCCAACAGAGTTGTCAAGTGCAGCTGTAATATCTGAAGAACGAATAAACCAAATAAACCCAGAAGTAATTCCTagtgaaaatgaaactgaCGATGaggcgaagggaaaaaattcttgCGACGGaacaaagaagaataaagacgTGATAAGGGCTTTATTAGAATCAGATACCGACAGCACGATAGAAAGAAATCCATCGAACAATACGGAAAGCGATttcgatttcaattaa
- the LOC105687230 gene encoding uncharacterized protein LOC105687230 — MRLLANLFLFCLIGREGFGAKILVLLPFPGRSHLSITSSLTQGLAKKGHDVTAFVPHATGFSAPNYKEINYKATPLTENLDVMRLIDRNFVMGRMRFHRMGTMTTEMALNTTEVRDLIRSDEKYDVIVMEHFVNEAFFVFAHKFKCPVVLISTFGTTTAINRIFGNSAPYSYVPLEFLTLDDKMTVFERLRNTLGNIFVDITRKYYYMPLQQALAVKYLGDSGVEIPDLEKIERQADFILINSHPAFYTPRPYMANMKDVGGLHLKPAKPLPLDLQQYLDSSQNGVILFSLGSAMQSTMIPEHFIQVLKRAFESLPFDVLWKWENDTMTDKPINVRIEKWLPQNDVLAHPNLKLFITHGGICSLMETVYHGVPIVGIPLFGDQPRNILLVQKRGYGESLDLLTLTEKQIQNVVMKVASKPEYKENIKKISAYWRDQLNHPLDEAVYWVEYVVKHNGAKHLKAAVTEQTFVQYLLLDIALVIVGTLFSTFFVIHQTFKLLYRSYSSKKKMRFIAICVLLCLMGHEGFGAKILGLFPYPGRSHLSITSSLMHGLARKGHNVTAFVPNATGLGTPNYKEINYKAVPVTGSTHMLDYLSTSFFVKHFKLYEIGITTTEKALNTSEARDLIRSEEKYDVIIMEEFVNEAFYVFAHKFKCPVILIHTFGTNDEKINVFFQTNLTDTKEFDRCITFFHLLLSLGDKMTLSERIQNSLQEMLSVVTRELYYMPRQQALAVKYLGDSGVEIPDLQEIAARQTRFILINNHPVFYTPRPYMENMKNVGGLHLKPAKPLPLDLQQYLDSSQNGVILFSLGSSIQSVQMPERFTEALKKAFQRSPFDVLWKWENDTMARKSSNVRIEKWLPQNDILAHPNVKMFITHGGISSMMEAVYHGVPIIGIPLFGDQMRNILLAVSKGYAESLDFFTTTDDQVYDTIMKVATDSKYKENVKKVSACWRDDLNHPLDRAIYWVEYVVKHDGVKHLKAAVTEQTFVQYLLLDVAFVILTTLVLSFFAIRQMFRLLWRHTYISIYKISSFEDNLKKLD, encoded by the exons ATGCGTCTACTcgcgaatttatttctcttctgcCTGATAGGGCGAGAGGGGTTTGGTGCCAAAATTCTGGTGCTATTACCCTTTCCTGGAAGGTCCCATCTCTCGATAACTTCATCCCTGACGCAGGGCCTCGCTAAAAAGGGACACGATGTAACGGCATTCGTTCCTCATGCAACTGGATTCAGTGCCCCAAATTATAAGGAGATTAATTACAAAGCTACTCCCTTAACAG aaaatctCGACGTTATGAGGTTGATCGACAGGAACTTCGTTATGGGGCGAATGAGGTTTCATCGTATGGGAACTATGACAACGGAAATGGCTTTAAATACTACGGAAGTTAGAGATCTGATCAGatccgatgaaaaatacgaCGTTATCGTCATGGAGCATTTCGTAAACGAGGCTTTCTTTGTGTTTGCTCACAAATTCAAATGCCCTGTAGTTCTCATCAGCACCTTCGGCACTACAACGGCCATTAATAGAATATTCGGGAATTCTGCACCGTACAGCTATGTGCCGCTAGAATTTCTTAC CCTCGATGATAAAATGACGGTATTTGAACGGCTCCGAAATACCCTGGGGAATATCTTCGTTGATATCActcgaaaatattattacatgcCTCTCCAGCAGGCGTTAGCGGTTAAATATCTCGGAGATTCCGGCGTTGAGATACCAGATTTGGAGAAAATCGAGAGACAGGCTGATTTCATTCTGATAAACAGTCACCCCGCGTTTTATACGCCTCGACCGTACATGGCGAACATGAAAGACGTCGGCGGATTGCACCTGAAACCAGCCAAACCATTACCATTG GACTTACAGCAGTATTTGGACTCATCACAGAACGGTGTTATCCTCTTCAGCTTGGGATCGGCGATGCAGAGCACAATGATTCCAGAACATTTTATTCAAGTGCTGAAAAGAGCCTTTGAAAGTTTGCCTTTTGATGTACTGTGGAAATGGGAAAATGACACAATGACCGACAAACCAATAAAtgtgagaatagaaaaatggttGCCTCAAAACGACGTACTAG CTCACCCAAATTTGAAGCTGTTTATCACTCACGGAGGCATCTGTAGTTTGATGGAAACTGTTTATCATGGTGTTCCAATTGTTGGCATACCATTATTTGGAGACCAACCACGGAACATTCTCTTGGTACAGAAAAGAGGCTACGGTGAATCTTTGGATCTCCTAACTTTGACGGAAAAACAGATTCAGAATGTCGTTATGAAAGTTGCATCCAAACCCGAGTACAAAGAGAATATAAAGAAG ATATCGGCGTACTGGAGAGATCAATTGAATCATCCTTTGGATGAGGCGGTGTACTGGGTGGAATATGTCGTGAAACACAACGGTGCAAAGCATCTCAAGGCAGCTGTAACAGAGCAAACTTTTGTGCAATATCTTTTGCTGGACATTGCATTAGTGATTGTAGGAACACTGTTTTCAACATTCTTTGTGATTCATCAAACGTTCAAGCTTCTCTACAGAAGCTACAGTTccaagaaaaaa ATGCGTTTTATCGCGATATGCGTTCTTCTTTGCCTTATGGGGCATGAAGGATTCGGGGCTAAGATTCTTGGACTATTTCCGTACCCTGGGAGATCTCATCTCTCGATAACTTCATCCCTGATGCACGGTCTCGCTAGAAAGGGTCACAATGTCACGGCGTTCGTTCCGAATGCCACTGGACTTGGCACACCGAACTACAAGGAGATTAATTATAAAGCTGTTCCGGTGACAG gtAGCACGCATATGTTGGATTACCTTTCCACGAGCTTCTTCGTGAAACACTTCAAGTTATATGAGATCGGCATCACGACGACGGAGAAAGCTTTGAACACTTCggaagccagagatctcatcAGATCCGAAGAGAAATACGACGTTATCATCATGGAGGAATTTGTAAACGAGGCATTTTACGTATTTGCCCACAAATTCAAATGCCCTGTGATCCTCATCCACACCTTCGGTACCA atgacgaaaaaattaacgtcttttttcaaacaaatcttACGGATACCAAGGAGTTTGACCGATGTataacttttttccatttacttCTCAGCCTTGGTGACAAAATGACGTTATCCGAGCGGATCCAAAACTCTCTACAGGAAATGTTGAGCGTTGTCACTCGAGAATTGTACTACATGCCTCGGCAGCAGGCGCTAGCGGTAAAATATCTTGGAGATTCCGGTGTTGAGATTCCAGATCTGCAGGAAATCGCTGCAAGGCAAACCAGATTTATTCTCATCAATAACCACCCCGTATTTTACACGCCTCGACCGTACATGGAGAACATGAAAAACGTCGGCGGATTGCACCTTAAACCAGCCAAACCATTACCATTG GACTTACAGCAGTATTTGGACTCATCACAGAACGGCGTTATTCTCTTCAGCCTCGGATCGTCGATACAGAGTGTACAGATGCCAGAAAGATTCACCGAAGCCCTGAAAAAAGCCTTCCAACGTTCGCCGTTCGACGTTCTGTGGAAATGGGAGAATGACACAATGGCTAGAAAATCCAGTAATGTGCGGATAGAGAAATGGCTACCCCAAAACGATATACTAG CTCACCCGAATGTGAAGATGTTCATCACCCACGGTGGCATATCCAGTATGATGGAAGCTGTTTACCACGGTGTTCCGATCATTGGTATACCACTTTTCGGAGATCAAATGCGTAACATTTTATTGGCAGTTTCAAAAGGTTACGCCGAGTCTTTGGACTTTTTTACAACGACAGACGACCAGGTTTATGATACAATAATGAAGGTTGCAACCGATTCCAAGTATAAGGAGAATGTAAAAAAG GTATCGGCGTGCTGGAGAGACGACCTGAATCATCCGTTAGATCGGGCCATCTACTGGGTAGAATATGTCGTGAAACACGACGGAGTGAAGCATCTCAAAGCAGCTGTGACGGAGCAAACTTTCGTGCAGTATTTGTTGCTGGACGTTGCGTTCGTGATTTTGACAACGCtagttttgtcattttttgcgATCCGTCAAATGTTCAGGCTGCTCTGGAGACACACGTACATCAGTATCTACAAAATATCCAGTTTTGAAGATAacttaaaaaaattagactAG
- the LOC105687228 gene encoding UDP-glycosyltransferase UGT5-like: protein MRRVLSQYAYFCVSRCAKDTVQRFLASCRFPGKSHLPITSSVLHSLVKKGHDVTAFVPRSTGFTAANYKEINYNGTPIADNVDVMQFITENYFTRRLRFYEMGTLTTERALDTSEARNLIRSEEKYDVIVMEEFLNEAFYVFAHKFKCPVVLVHSFGATSMLVTEQHFLSADERLRRVSGPANHDRGPDSQCDNESLNRYKVQG, encoded by the exons ATGAG acGCGTTTTATCGCAATATGCATACTTCTGTGTCTCACGATGCGCCAAGGATACGGTGCAAAGATTCTTGGCCTCTTGCCGTTTCCCTGGCAAATCACACCTGCCGATAACTTCATCAGTGCTACACAGCCTCGTTAAAAAGGGACACGACGTAACGGCATTTGTTCCACGATCCACAGGATTCACCGCCGCCAACTACAAAGAGATTAATTATAATGGTACACCAATAGCAG ATAACGTCGACGTCATGCAGTTCATTACCGAAAACTATTTTACCAGGCGCTTGCGGTTTTATGAAATGGGAACTCTGACGACTGAAAGAGCTTTGGACACTTCAGAAGCCAGGAATCTCATCAGATCCGAAGAAAAGTACGACGTTATCGTCATGGAAGAGTTCTTAAACGAGGCATTCTACGTATTTGCCCACAAATTCAAATGCCCAGTCGTCCTCGTCCATTCCTTCGGCGCCACTAGTATGCTAGTAACCGAGCAACATTTTCTTAGCGCAGATGAGAGGCTACGCCGAGTCTCTGGTCCTGCAAACCATGACAGAGGACCAGATTCACAGTGCGATAATGAAAGTCTGAACCGATACAAAGTACAGGGATAA